A genomic segment from Agrobacterium vitis encodes:
- the rpsB gene encoding 30S ribosomal protein S2 encodes MALPDFSMRQLLEAGVHFGHQTHRWNPKMKPYIFGDRNNIHIIDLAQTVPMLSRALQVVSDTVARGGRVLFVGTKRQASDLIADAAKRSAQYYVNSRWLGGMMTNWKTISNSIQRLRKLDEILNSEAQGFTKKERLNLEREREKLDKALGGIRDMGGTPDLMVIVDTNKEKIAIDEAKRLGIPVVAIIDSNCDPDLIDYPIPGNDDASRAIALYCDLISRAAIDGIARQQGSSGRDIGAMVEAPIEPALEGSAEA; translated from the coding sequence ATGGCATTGCCTGATTTTAGCATGCGTCAGCTTCTGGAAGCTGGCGTTCACTTCGGCCACCAGACACATCGCTGGAACCCGAAGATGAAGCCGTATATCTTCGGCGATCGTAACAACATTCACATCATCGACCTGGCTCAGACCGTACCGATGCTGTCGCGCGCCCTGCAGGTCGTATCTGACACGGTTGCTCGTGGCGGTCGCGTTCTGTTCGTCGGCACCAAGCGTCAGGCCTCTGACCTGATCGCCGATGCTGCCAAGCGTTCGGCCCAGTATTACGTCAATTCCCGCTGGCTCGGCGGCATGATGACCAACTGGAAGACCATTTCCAACTCGATCCAGCGCCTGCGCAAGCTCGACGAAATCCTGAATTCGGAAGCCCAGGGCTTCACGAAGAAGGAACGTCTGAACCTTGAGCGCGAACGCGAAAAGCTTGACAAGGCTCTCGGCGGTATCCGTGACATGGGCGGCACCCCTGATCTGATGGTGATCGTTGACACCAACAAGGAAAAGATCGCTATCGATGAAGCCAAGCGCCTGGGCATTCCGGTCGTTGCCATCATCGACTCGAACTGCGATCCGGACCTGATCGATTACCCGATCCCAGGCAATGACGACGCATCGCGCGCCATCGCTCTCTACTGCGACCTGATCTCGCGCGCTGCCATCGACGGTATCGCTCGCCAGCAGGGTTCGTCTGGCCGTGATATCGGCGCCATGGTTGAGGCTCCGATCGAGCCGGCTCTGGAAGGCTCTGCCGAGGCTTGA
- a CDS encoding cell envelope integrity EipB family protein — MPQLTLALVMALTANTAVTSVKVDPQAVGDLAPHRATYDIQLKKATDQSGVDNMSGRMVYEFNGSACDGYSTSFRFVTKIETGDQVSVTDQQVRTFEDMAAKRFDFESKSFTDDKLDKDVKGAAAAKTDGLRIELKEPQKKELELASARFPAQHMLDMIERARKGNRFFEARVFDGTEDGDKSYLTTTVLGTSKKLTGDTKDPLSGRTYWPVAIAYYDDKSDGDQLPVYTQSFDLYDNGVTRDLTLDYGDVVLTGKLSKLELLPPTACKAQK, encoded by the coding sequence ATGCCGCAGTTGACCTTGGCCCTTGTTATGGCATTGACGGCAAACACCGCGGTGACATCCGTCAAGGTCGATCCGCAGGCTGTAGGCGATCTCGCGCCACATCGCGCCACCTATGATATCCAGCTGAAAAAGGCGACCGATCAGTCCGGCGTCGACAATATGAGTGGCCGTATGGTCTATGAGTTCAACGGCTCGGCCTGTGATGGCTATTCCACCAGCTTTCGATTCGTCACCAAAATCGAGACCGGCGATCAGGTCAGCGTCACCGATCAACAGGTTCGCACGTTCGAGGACATGGCCGCCAAACGGTTCGATTTCGAATCGAAAAGTTTTACCGACGATAAACTGGACAAGGATGTCAAAGGCGCTGCTGCCGCGAAAACCGATGGTCTGCGTATCGAGTTGAAGGAGCCGCAGAAGAAGGAGCTGGAACTGGCCTCGGCGCGATTCCCGGCGCAACATATGCTTGATATGATCGAACGCGCCAGGAAGGGCAATCGCTTCTTCGAGGCTCGTGTGTTTGATGGCACGGAAGACGGCGACAAGAGCTATTTGACCACGACGGTGCTGGGAACATCGAAAAAGCTGACGGGCGATACCAAGGACCCCCTGTCGGGCCGTACCTATTGGCCGGTCGCCATCGCCTATTACGACGACAAGTCGGATGGCGATCAATTGCCGGTCTATACCCAGTCATTCGACCTCTATGACAATGGAGTGACGCGCGACCTGACGCTGGATTACGGTGATGTTGTCCTGACGGGCAAGCTTTCCAAGCTGGAATTGCTGCCGCCGACGGCCTGCAAGGCGCAAAAGTAG
- a CDS encoding RidA family protein → MSDTIDSRLAALGITLPQAAAPAANYVPYVISGNLLYLSGQLPMESGKIAVSGLVGSDVDLASAQRAAELCAINILAQAKSALDGDLSRIARVIKLNGFVASGPGFTDQHLVINGASNLIASVLGEAGKHARAAVGMAALPMNAAVEIDAILEIRL, encoded by the coding sequence ATGTCCGACACTATCGACAGCCGCCTTGCCGCCCTTGGCATTACCCTGCCCCAGGCCGCAGCACCTGCTGCCAATTATGTACCCTATGTCATCAGCGGCAACCTACTTTATCTCTCCGGCCAACTTCCGATGGAATCCGGCAAAATTGCCGTGAGCGGCTTGGTTGGCAGCGATGTGGATCTGGCCTCGGCCCAGCGCGCCGCAGAACTGTGCGCCATCAATATTCTGGCCCAGGCAAAATCGGCACTAGACGGCGACCTTTCCCGCATTGCCCGCGTCATCAAGCTCAACGGCTTCGTGGCATCAGGCCCCGGCTTTACCGATCAGCATCTGGTGATCAACGGCGCTTCAAACCTGATCGCCTCGGTGCTGGGTGAGGCTGGCAAACATGCGCGCGCCGCCGTTGGCATGGCCGCCCTGCCGATGAACGCCGCCGTCGAGATCGATGCGATCCTGGAGATCCGCCTGTGA
- a CDS encoding glycerophosphodiester phosphodiesterase encodes MTDASWIKDTPVAHRGFHDQNKLVWENTLSAARRAIEAGFAIECDLQYTTDSVPVVFHDDDMQRLCNMTGDVRARTSAELKMMSVGGTADKVPTLRQLLDLVKGQVPLVIELKGRLGDDEGFVEDVLEVLTGYQGKVALMSFDHHLLKELKANDCPYPVGLTAEGAKPENFFVHDEAMQLGLDFISYCVAHLPNSFIEAQRQKNIPVITWTVRDEIMRAHTYTYADQMTFEGFDPRETVAS; translated from the coding sequence GTGACGGATGCCAGCTGGATCAAGGACACGCCGGTTGCCCATCGCGGTTTTCACGACCAGAACAAGCTGGTCTGGGAAAATACGCTGTCAGCCGCCCGCCGCGCCATAGAGGCCGGTTTCGCCATCGAATGCGACCTGCAATACACCACGGACAGCGTGCCGGTGGTGTTTCACGACGACGACATGCAGCGCCTGTGCAACATGACCGGCGACGTACGCGCCCGAACCTCGGCGGAACTGAAAATGATGTCGGTTGGCGGTACAGCCGACAAGGTGCCGACGCTGCGGCAATTGCTCGATCTGGTCAAGGGTCAGGTGCCACTGGTGATCGAGCTGAAAGGCAGGCTCGGCGACGACGAAGGCTTTGTCGAGGATGTACTGGAGGTTCTCACCGGCTACCAGGGCAAAGTCGCGCTGATGAGCTTCGACCATCATCTTTTGAAAGAGCTGAAGGCCAATGACTGCCCCTACCCGGTCGGACTGACCGCCGAGGGCGCCAAGCCGGAAAACTTCTTTGTCCATGACGAGGCCATGCAGCTCGGTCTGGATTTCATCTCCTATTGCGTCGCCCATCTGCCCAACAGCTTCATCGAGGCGCAGCGGCAGAAAAACATTCCAGTGATCACATGGACGGTGCGGGATGAAATCATGCGCGCCCACACCTATACTTACGCAGATCAGATGACGTTTGAAGGCTTTGACCCACGCGAGACCGTGGCATCATAA
- a CDS encoding GNAT family N-acetyltransferase — MTQEVIIRVEQSFKAINQSAWNRLSGAAKASGGEAYNPFNSWAYLSALEESGSATAKTGWLGHHLLMEDGDGQLLGAMPCYLKSHSRGEYVFDQGWADAFERAGGQYYPKLQASIPFTPATGPRLMVADGVEPESARASLASSFAEISRKLGVSSAHATFLPDNELEHFEDADFLHRLDQQFHFINQGYANHDAFLETLASRKRKALKKERRAALENGITIDWLTGSDLTEAIWDQFFTFYMDTGSRKWGKPYLTRQFYSLIGERMAEDILLVMAKRDGRYVAGAINFIGEDTLFGRHWGCSEDHPFLHFEVCYHQAIDFALAKGLKKVEAGAQGEHKLARGYQPVTTHSAHYIAHPGLRRAIADYLEREREEVEHIGAYLGEHTPFRKGERQPRDGEEIDG; from the coding sequence ATGACACAAGAGGTCATCATTCGGGTTGAGCAGTCCTTCAAGGCCATCAACCAAAGCGCATGGAACAGGCTTTCCGGTGCCGCCAAGGCATCGGGAGGCGAAGCCTATAATCCGTTCAACAGTTGGGCCTATCTTTCGGCTTTGGAAGAATCGGGCTCTGCCACCGCCAAAACCGGCTGGCTTGGTCATCATCTGCTGATGGAGGATGGCGACGGGCAATTGCTTGGTGCCATGCCCTGCTATCTCAAGAGCCATAGCCGGGGTGAATATGTGTTCGACCAGGGCTGGGCCGATGCTTTCGAGCGGGCTGGCGGGCAATATTATCCGAAATTGCAAGCCTCCATCCCGTTTACGCCTGCAACTGGGCCAAGGCTGATGGTTGCGGATGGCGTCGAGCCGGAAAGCGCCCGCGCCTCGCTGGCCTCCAGCTTTGCTGAAATATCCCGTAAGCTCGGCGTCTCCTCGGCCCATGCGACCTTCCTGCCGGACAACGAGCTGGAGCATTTCGAGGATGCGGATTTCCTGCATCGGCTGGATCAGCAATTCCACTTCATCAACCAGGGCTACGCCAATCACGACGCCTTTCTGGAGACTTTGGCGTCGCGCAAACGCAAGGCCTTGAAGAAGGAGCGGCGGGCGGCGCTGGAAAACGGCATAACCATCGATTGGCTGACCGGCAGCGACCTAACCGAAGCGATCTGGGACCAGTTTTTCACCTTCTACATGGATACCGGCAGCCGAAAATGGGGCAAGCCCTACCTGACCCGGCAATTCTACTCGCTGATTGGCGAGCGTATGGCAGAGGACATTCTGCTGGTGATGGCCAAACGCGACGGCCGCTATGTGGCGGGCGCCATCAACTTCATTGGCGAGGATACGCTGTTCGGTCGCCATTGGGGCTGTAGCGAGGATCACCCCTTTCTGCATTTCGAGGTCTGCTACCATCAGGCCATCGACTTTGCCTTGGCCAAAGGCCTGAAAAAGGTTGAAGCGGGGGCGCAAGGCGAGCATAAGCTGGCGCGCGGCTACCAGCCGGTTACCACCCATTCCGCCCATTACATCGCCCATCCGGGCCTGCGCCGGGCCATCGCCGACTATCTGGAACGCGAACGCGAAGAGGTGGAGCACATCGGTGCCTATCTCGGCGAACATACGCCGTTTCGCAAGGGCGAGCGTCAGCCGCGCGACGGCGAGGAAATCGATGGCTGA
- a CDS encoding HIT family protein, whose translation MTISAYDPDNIFAKILKGDIPSIKLYEDDDALAFMDVMPQAPGHCLVIPKQGSRNLLDADPAVLAKLIPVVQKLAAAVKQAFDADGVYVAQFNEPAAGQTVFHLHFHVIPRHDGQPLKPHVGGMENIDVLKANAAKIIAAL comes from the coding sequence ATGACCATTTCGGCCTATGATCCAGACAATATTTTCGCCAAGATCCTCAAGGGCGACATCCCCTCGATCAAGCTTTATGAGGATGACGACGCGCTGGCCTTTATGGATGTAATGCCGCAGGCGCCGGGCCATTGCCTGGTGATTCCAAAGCAGGGCTCCCGAAATCTGCTGGACGCCGATCCGGCTGTGCTGGCGAAACTCATTCCAGTCGTGCAGAAACTGGCTGCTGCCGTCAAACAGGCCTTCGATGCCGACGGTGTCTACGTTGCGCAATTCAACGAGCCTGCCGCAGGCCAGACCGTGTTTCACCTCCATTTCCACGTCATTCCCCGCCATGACGGCCAGCCATTGAAGCCACATGTGGGCGGCATGGAGAATATCGACGTGCTGAAGGCCAATGCCGCGAAGATTATCGCAGCGCTATAG
- a CDS encoding AzlD domain-containing protein, whose amino-acid sequence MMAEFWPYLVIIVAGWLATDLWRWLGVLAGNRLQEGSEPLYWVRAVATALVMAVTAKLIVFPTGTLEHSPLWLRLTATGLGFAAFLLAGQRIIVGVLVSLGVLAVGLFVL is encoded by the coding sequence ATGATGGCGGAGTTCTGGCCCTATCTGGTTATCATCGTCGCTGGCTGGCTGGCGACCGATCTCTGGCGCTGGCTGGGCGTGCTGGCCGGAAACCGCCTTCAGGAAGGTTCCGAGCCGCTCTATTGGGTGAGGGCAGTCGCCACGGCCCTGGTCATGGCCGTGACTGCCAAGTTGATCGTCTTTCCAACCGGAACACTGGAACACTCGCCGCTCTGGCTGCGGCTCACGGCCACCGGTCTCGGCTTTGCAGCGTTCCTGCTTGCCGGTCAGCGGATCATCGTTGGCGTTCTGGTGTCGCTGGGTGTGTTAGCGGTAGGTTTGTTTGTGCTATAG